A single Mixta calida DNA region contains:
- the aaeX gene encoding p-hydroxybenzoic acid efflux pump operon protein AaeX, with translation MSVLPVIVIFGLSFPPIFFEIIVSLLLFWLVRRMLLPVGIYDFVWHPALFNTALYCCLFYLVSRLFV, from the coding sequence ATGAGTGTGTTACCGGTTATTGTCATATTTGGGCTCTCTTTCCCGCCCATATTTTTTGAAATCATCGTTTCGCTTTTGCTGTTCTGGCTGGTGCGTCGCATGCTGCTGCCGGTCGGCATTTATGATTTTGTCTGGCATCCGGCGCTGTTTAACACCGCTCTCTACTGCTGCCTGTTTTATCTGGTATCCCGTCTGTTCGTCTGA
- the aaeA gene encoding p-hydroxybenzoic acid efflux pump subunit AaeA, with product MKALIRKIARYAITLILVAIAVVVVFRAWAFYTESPWTRDAKFTADVVAIAPDVTGLITDVRVRDNQYVKKGDVLFTIDQPRFEKTLAEAEADVQYYQSLVDEKRREAARRNKLGVIAMSREAIEQSNNDLQTAEHQLAKAQASRDLAKLDLDRTVIRAPSNGWVTNLNVFTGEFINRGTTSVALVKADSYYIMAYMEETKLEGIRPGYRAEITPLGSERVLRGTVDSIAAGVTNSSSSVDSKGMATIDSNLEWVRLAQRVPVKIRLDRQQGNLYPAGTTATVVVTGEKDREQGPQSPLSRLLHRLREFG from the coding sequence GTGAAAGCTCTAATAAGAAAAATTGCGCGCTATGCTATTACCCTGATTCTGGTTGCGATAGCCGTAGTCGTCGTGTTCCGCGCCTGGGCTTTTTACACCGAGTCGCCCTGGACGCGTGATGCGAAATTTACCGCCGACGTGGTGGCGATCGCGCCGGACGTGACCGGTCTGATTACCGACGTGCGGGTGCGCGACAACCAGTATGTGAAGAAGGGCGACGTGCTGTTCACCATCGACCAGCCGCGCTTCGAGAAAACGCTGGCCGAGGCGGAAGCCGATGTCCAGTATTACCAGTCGCTGGTGGATGAAAAACGGCGTGAAGCGGCGCGGCGTAATAAGCTGGGCGTGATCGCCATGTCGCGCGAAGCAATTGAGCAGTCGAACAACGATCTGCAAACCGCCGAACATCAGCTGGCGAAAGCGCAGGCCTCGCGCGATCTGGCGAAGCTGGATCTGGATCGCACCGTGATCCGCGCGCCGTCTAACGGCTGGGTCACCAACCTTAATGTCTTTACCGGCGAGTTTATCAACCGCGGCACTACGTCGGTCGCGCTGGTGAAGGCGGACTCTTACTACATCATGGCCTATATGGAAGAGACCAAGCTGGAAGGCATCCGTCCGGGCTATCGCGCTGAAATCACGCCGCTGGGCAGCGAGCGCGTGCTGCGCGGCACGGTGGACTCCATCGCCGCCGGGGTGACCAACAGCAGCAGTAGCGTCGACAGCAAAGGGATGGCGACCATCGACTCCAACCTGGAGTGGGTGCGTCTGGCGCAGCGCGTGCCGGTTAAGATCCGCCTCGATCGTCAACAGGGCAATCTCTATCCGGCCGGCACCACCGCGACGGTGGTGGTCACCGGCGAGAAAGACCGTGAACAGGGGCCGCAGTCGCCGCTTTCCCGGCTGCTGCACCGCCTGCGTGAGTTCGGTTAA